The segment CGAATAGCACCGTTGACAATTAAAATTTCAAAAGCTGGCACCAATCCGCCTTCTTTGGATGGCATTAACTGTTGAGACACGACGGCATATAAGACAGTAGACAATTGTACTCTTATTTGATCCTGTTGATTGGCGGGAAAAACATCGATAATTCGGTCTATGGATTTAGCTGCTCCGACTGTATGCAAAGTAGAAAACACTAAATGACCGGTCTCTGCAGCCGTTAAAGCAATAGAAATGGTTTCATGGTCTCTCATTTCGCCTACTTGGATAACATCAGGAGCTTGTCGAAGGGCGGAACGTAAGGCTTTGGCATAACTTTTGGTATCCATGCCAATTTCCCGTTGATCTACCAGGCTTTTTTGATGCCGATGCAGGTATTCAATCGGGTCTTCTAGGGTTAAGATATGACATTCTCTGTTTTGGTTAATTAAATGAATAATGGCTGAAAGGGTGGTGGATTTTCCGCTACCCGTTGGCCCTGTCACCAAAATCAAACCTTTTTTTCGTTGATAAAAGTCCAGAATGCCAGAGGGAATTCCCAAAGCTTCTGGATCTGGCTGTTCAAAGCTAAGCACCCGGATGGCCGCCGCGCTGGTACTACGTTGAGTATAGGCGGCTACACGAAATCGTCCAATGCCGGAGAGCGAAACGGAAAAATCTTTTTCTCCATTTTCCACAAATTCTTCGTAATGTTTTTCTTTATGAAAAAGGTTTTTTACCAGCTTTTCCGTATCTTCCGGTCTTAAACATTCTTTTTCTATAGGCCTGAATCGTCCATTAATCTTTAATGTAGGGGGCCTGCCTACCGTAATAAATAAATCGGATGCTTCTTCCTTTACCGCTATTTTCAAGAGTGTTTCTGCATCATGCATCAGTTAATCCACCTCCACGTCCCAAAACAGGATGCCGTCATCATATTCAAAAATTTCCGGAATGCTTCGCCAGCTTACGATATTGATTTCCGGCGGTTCCTGTCGTTGAGCTATTACCTTAAATTCTACCAGAAAATCTTGGGTTTTGCCTTCTTTATCGGCTAAAATAAGGATTTCTCCTGCAAAAAAGGCTGATTCCGATGAATGATCTCTTGTTTGTAAGGATAGCTCCAAGCTAACCCTTTCAAGAAGGGAGGCTTCTTCCAATTTTTTCATAGCATCCTGGTAAAAAGCCAGATGCCAACTGTTATTTTCATCTTTTTCGTCGTTTTCATCCCTTTCATGGTTCAGTTTTTCCCAGGCTGTGTAAAGGGCATGGTGCGTAAGAAATAATTTTTCTGCCGCCTGACTTTCCTGCTGATAGTGATATTCTGTCCATTCAGCATTGCGGCGGGCAATGGCTAATCCTGAATAGGAAGCCATCATGGAGAAAACGCCCAACAACATGAGGGTCATCACCATCATGATCACCATTACCGTTGCACTGCCCCTTCGAGAAACGGTGTTTCCTGTCTCCCTTAGGTTTTTATCTTTATTCCTATGCGTAGGCTTTTTTCTCATCAGAAACCCTCCTGTTAGGGTAGATAGCGGGTGGTACTTATTTGGTAAACCAACGGATTTTCTTCAGTTTCTAATAGATAGGAACCAAATTTTTCGGATTTCAGTGTTAGCCGTACAAGCTGACTTCCTTCCGATAGAAGAATTTCCTGTGGTTCAAGGAAGATTTGTATTCGAAATGCGGCCTCCAACGTCAACCCATCATCTGCCCGGCTTTTTTCTACTGGTTGCCAGGTTTCATCTAAATAGAGAATTGCCTTCTTGATGCCATTTTCTTCTTCGACATCAGCAAAGATCATCCTTTCATGCTGTAAAAAATCATCGATTGAGTTCGTGGCATCTAAAAGATGAATGTATTGATTGGCTTTGAATACACTATTGTCCAGATCTTCTGCTTTTTCGTTTAACCGGCTGGAAGTTACCAGTACCTGCAATACGTACACGCTGATAAGCGCCAGAATTCCCACGGCAATGATTACTTCAATCAAAGAAAACCCTTCCTGCTTTTTAGTCATTGCCTTCCCCCCTGTTTCTTTGGGCTGTCTCTAGACTATCTTCCTCTACTGTTTTTTCTTCGGTTTTAATATGATAAAACCATTCTAAGCGCTGAACTTCTTCGGACGAATATCCTTCACCCGTCTCCAACTTATGACCAACAGACAACCATAGGCCACCTAATACCGGGTCTTTTTCAACATCAAAAAAATCTATTTCCGTAATGGTATAACTAAAATCTTGCCGCAATTCCTGTCCTGGACTGATTATAATTTCTTTTAGCTTCCCATCTTCCAGATAAATCCAGTTTTCAAAACTCTCTCCAAAATAGACTTCTTCAATCACTAAGGCTTCCGAGGGTAATGCCGGATCTGTTCGAAGGCTGACGGCACCGGCTTGATCGTTTTGACGAAGTCTGGTGTTGATATAAGATGCCGCTACTCGCCGCTGTGATTGTTGATCCTGACTGTCTACCATTCGGTGAGTCGCTTCATTACTGGCGATAATTAGGGTAAAGGTGCCCAGCCCTAAAAAAACCAGCAGCGCCATGACCAGTATCAATTCTATCAGAGAGTAGCCTTGCTGTTGACGAATCTTGTTCATTTTTATCGCCCCCTTTATGAAAGGAAACCAGGATTCGCTGCCGTCCTTAGTTCCATCGTCGATAAACTCCTATTTGTGGCATAATATTCGATCCAATGATTTCATAATGATAAAAATAGGCGTCCCGATTCAGTACCAGCCCATAATGTTCCTCCAGATACTCTAAGTCCGGCGGATAGCTGCCTTCCAGAGCATAACACTGAACAGCAGCTCTTTTAACAGCTTCTGTGATATGATGCAGGCTTTCTTCTCCGGCTTGGTTCAAGTCCCTGTGGATGCTGCTAAACAAGATAACCGTCACCACCAGGACGATCAGTAAAGAGATCCCGATACCTACTTTTTCCGTTTTCATCTTATGATCCCTCCTGCTACATGCTTACAGCTATATTAATAAGGCTAAAAAATTTTCCATCGCTTTCATGATTTTTATCCGATGGTGGAAATGATTTGAATCAACGGAAGCATTACGGTCAGCAAAATAAGCCCTACAATAAGAGAAAGGATCGTTACCAAGGTTGGCTCCACTGTCACCGTAATTTTTTTAAGCGCTCTGCTGGATTCTTGTTGATAAAGATCAGCGCTTCTTTTCAGAAAACCTTCCATTTCACCGGTTTGATTTCCCATCCGAATCATCTGAATCATCATTTTCGGCAATAAACTCATTTCTTCCATCGCCTGTGCAATATCCATTCCTTCACTAATTTTATGACGGCAGGTTTCCATCTTTTGTTTGGCATACTCGTTCCCTATGGCTGATGTTGACAAATGGAGGGCATCATCAAAAGCAAGTCCGGCTGAAGTCAGCATATGAAGGGCGTGACTCAGACGAAAAGCCAACCATTGTCTGTTAACGGATCCGAAAACCGGAAGATGGTATTTCCATCGATCAATGGTAAGGTTTTTTCCTTTGTTTCTTCCAAGGATTAGAAGGTTTAATACCAGCCCCATCAAAAGGAGTCCAAAAATCCCCAGATTATTTCTTAAACCTTGGCTTAGGTTCATCATAATTTGTGTGCTGCCGGGAATATCTCCGCCAATTCCTAGTAATATCTGATGAAACAAAGGAATTACCTGAAGGACTAGAATAAGTACAACCGCTCCCATCAGAATGGATAAGATAAGGGGATAGGCAACGGCATTTTTCATTTCTTTTTCCATTTCTTCCTGTTTTTCGTAATAATCAGATAAGCGATAGGTTTCTTCATCCAGAGTGCCCGCTTCTTCTGCAATACGAAGCATTCCTTTCAGATAAGCCGGAAAAAAGGATTGTTTCTCCAAGGCTTCCGAAAGTTTTTTTCCTTCCTTAATTTCTTCCTGAATTTCTTGGGCAGCCTGTTTGAGTTGTGGATCTTTTATTTCAGCTGAAAGAATTTTCAGCCCGTCCAGAAGCGGAATACCGGATCGATAGACAACGGATAACTGATAACAAAATAGCGAGAGAAGACCTGATTTCATCTTTTCACCTCCAAAATTAATACGACGGTACTAGTCATTTTCCGAAACAAAAATCTCTACAACACAGTTATTATGCTTCATATCTACCCCCTTCCCCCAAGCTTAAGCAAAGAAGAAAAAATAACCCAGCCATTCTTTGGAAAAAATCCTTGATGTGATACAATCAAGACAAGTAACATCGACATACTACTTACGCCTTGGGAGGACTGTTCATGGAAGAAAAAAAAGGGTTTTGGGAACATATTGGTTCAAAATCAAGTATCATTGTTTGTTTACTCTTGCTATTGATTCAAATGTATCGGTTGGATCTTCAGGTAAGCATTGTTGGTAACCAGTTGCACAACCTTGTCGACTCTAATCAAGTGGCAATGCTTTCTCATGAAATTCAACAGCTTAATCAGGAAGAGCCCATGGTTTTTAACGAAAGCTGGTCCGTGAATGCCGTTGATTTAGAACAGCAACTGATCTCCCTTCATTATGAGTGGTCTTTGCGAGAAGTATCGGAAGATGCACACATTGGCTTGCAAGTGTTGGAACTGGAGAAAAACCAAGGATTTTTTCAAGAACAGACCATCAATCAGTGGACAATAAAAGAAGCAGAAATGGTGGGGTTAAACCGTTTTCAGGCGGAGATAGAGGTTTCACCGACTCATGATTATCAGGTTCAACCTTTTTCAAAGGGTATGGTTACCACTTTGAACCGGCCCAGCTCTGTCCCTTATTCCTTATACCAGCCAGCAACCCCCTCTATTGCCACGTATTCTATTTATCATAGTAATGAACCAAATTATCAGACCGGAGATAAATATATCGGCTTTCGACTGGACGAACAAAGTGCTTCTAATGATCTTTGGGAAGAATATCCGGAGCTAAGGTATCTCCCCAAAACCGTCGAAGCTGAGTTTCGGATGAATGGTAAAATGTTTCAACAAGCTTTACGAGAAGAAGAGGAGGAGGAAGAATCGCTGATAAATGGTGAACCTTCTGGGGAAACCCTATGGATCCTTGATTTTCCTGCTCATAAAGGCAATGCTGCTTTTGAGGATCTTATACTGACGGTGGAATATCACAATGGTATCCGTCTTTCTTATGATAAATCCGAAGAACTTTATTTCTTTTTACCGGAGTCTATGTAAAAAACCATCCCTTCCAACCTTAAAGACCTGACGCTTGGTTTCCTGTCTTTGAGGCTGGGGGATGGTTTACTGATTCAAAATCTTTTCTCTTCCTACCACTACAAATCTTCCCGTATCATCATGATAAGAACAGGTAACCAGTGTAATAAATCGGTCCGAAAAATCAACGTCGAAATCAACATCGGTGCTGATCTTATGAAGAGAAACCCTTTGCAGCTGATCTATAAAGCTATCCAGTTCCGTCTGTTGCTCAAACTCCAGATACTCATACCATGGAAAATCATTGCGAAGCATATGCAACTCTGAATAAAATGCTCCAATAACGTGAAATTCTCTCTCTTCATAAAGTGTGATCCACTGTATTATCCTGTTCTCCTTAAAAAAAGTCTCATCTGTATATCTCAGAAGATCAGAAAACATACTGCCATCTTTCATATGATGGCCATAAATAATATAGTTTGAATGATTATCCTTAAACCGGCCATCGAGAAAAGGTGTTCCTCTAGCTGTTTTTTTATGATAAAAGTCCCTGTTGATATAATATTCCGGATCCTGCGGTGTAAACATCACCGGAAAGTCAATTTGTGTCCCTTCCACCCGTATCCACCCAAAAATATCTTCATTCTCATTCATTAAACTTTCTATAAACGGTACCCGACTAGCCTTTTGATAAGCCGATGATAATGGTAGTTTTTCTGTCTCTTTCTTGTCTTTTTTATCCGTCCTATGCTCTTCCTTTATGGTTTCAAAAGTTTCTTGGGTTATATATGCTTCTTGATAGTATTGAAAAAGCAAAATACTGTAGTAACATGCGATGAGAATGCATCCAACGCCAGCCATTTTTTTGATATGCTTCTTCAGCAATTCTTTAAGTCCCCATTTCTTTCCTTCTTAAATATCCAAAAAGCACTCAATAGTGATAATATCACCATCATATACCATCTAGCAATTGGTGTTGCATCTCCTGTTTGCGGCAGTCTTGGACCACCAATCCGAATGCCATTTTCATCTATATAAAATGACTGTCCATCTTCTGTTGTTATTTTCGTATATCTTCCTAATGCAACACCATGCGGATCTTCAAGTATAAAGTAAGAAGGTCCACTTTCCGGATCTGGAGGATCTATAAATCTTGGTATTTCCGGATCTGGGTCAGTCGGAGCCGGATCTGATGGGTCTGGGTCGACTGGGTCTGGATCGGCTGGATCTGGTTCTGGGTCAGTCGGAGCCGGATCTGATGGGTCTGGGTCGACTGGGTCTGGATCGGCTGGATCTGGTTCTGGGTCAGTCGGGTCTGGATCTGGGTCTGATAGATCTGGATCAGTCGGAACCGGATTTGATGGGTCTGGTGGATCTTGGTCCGGATCAGTCGGATCTGGATTTGATGGGTCTGATGGATCTTGGTCCGGGTCTGGATCCGGCGTTTGTCCCAATCCATAGTCTATTGTCAATCCGACCTCGTTTGGGTCCCATCTATCGTACTCTAACTCTACCCAATTATTACCCCAGTCTACGATCTTAAAATTTTTCGTGTTATTTTCAACGGAAGGGGCTGCAAAGGCAACCCCTATGGTTGTAACCATAAAGTAGCATAGAACAAGGGAAAATGCTAAGTAACTTCGTTTCATTTATATCACCCCTTCGATTAAGCATCTGGTATTCCCCCACCACCTGATCCAGGATCTTTAATTGGCTCTAGCCTCCATTCATTTACTTTATCAAAATCACTTCCTTCCGGTATTTCAACTCTTATTCTGATCCGATCCTTCGGTTTTAATTCTAAACTTCCTTCTTTCTTCACCGGTTCACCATTTTCATCGATAGTTTCAAAGATCACGGTTCCCAAGCCTGGATTTTGAGAAGTTTCTGATGTTCCTTCTTCCTCGACTTCAATAATCTTTGTTTCTATTCCCCTAGGAGTATCTTTATCGTAGTCATCAACCCAACGATCAAAATCCTTAAAATCTAAATCTAGTCTTAGACTACCTCTTACATTCATTATTAAATCATGCGCTAGAGGATAATCTTCGGGATTCGCACTTTCCCTCATGGCATAGAAATTTCCTGCTTGAATGGGTTCAATGGATCTTAGCCTGTAATCGGCATCCTCTTTCATTTTCACTCTTATCGCCGTAGCGCCAGTGGGAACAAGCATGTTAATCTTATCATTGTTAATAAAATCAGTTAAATCATCGATGATTTTTATTTCTCCATCGCTCTTTTCAAACTTAATAAACTCAATATGATTTAATGCGTCTAGACTATATGTCCCTACTGTAATTGTATGAGGATCTTCTGGATCTTCTGTTAATGAAGCCTTAACTTCATACAGGTCTATACCCATCCCTATGTCCCTATTGACTAATAAACTGTTTTCATAAACATAAGGTTTCTCTATGGTTTCTTCCGATAAATCATCCTCCCGAAGTAGCCAGTCCAGCCAGGGTGCCTGTATTCTAGACGTATCAAATCCAGACGACTCCCATTGATGCACTTCCCCTACTACCCACTTCTGATTGTCTATTGTGTCTCCTTTGGTATTTATCCGATAATGAAGTTTTTCGCCCCTTGGAATCCATATAGATACTAGATCATCCCAGCTTTCTAAGTCTGTAGCATCAATGATAGCGGACTTTGTAGAGCCATCAATACCCTTCCATTCCAATTCAATGTTTTTCAGCCCTTCACTTGGATTTTCATACCAACTTTCATCTGGATAAGAGGAAGAAAAAGTTTGAATGGTAACTTCATATTTCCCAAAAGTACCTGGATCTTCATGAGCGACATTAAACATTTCAAAGGTAATGTAAGGTTCATAGTCGTTACTCGGTGCCCGATTATTAGAAAAGATAAAAGATCCGGTGTAGGATAGTGGAAATGCGTCTTTCTCTGCTTCTTGTCTATACTTCCATGTTTCCCAGGTCCGGTAAGATGCAATATTTCCTAAAATCCAGTAGTGGTCTTCATCTACTTCTCCTTTGGTGGTAACAGTGTACTGAACTTCTCCTTCCGGTAGCCAAATAGATAGCTCTCCCCAAGTATCTATCAATGTTTCAGCATCCCAG is part of the Tindallia magadiensis genome and harbors:
- a CDS encoding class B sortase, producing MLKKHIKKMAGVGCILIACYYSILLFQYYQEAYITQETFETIKEEHRTDKKDKKETEKLPLSSAYQKASRVPFIESLMNENEDIFGWIRVEGTQIDFPVMFTPQDPEYYINRDFYHKKTARGTPFLDGRFKDNHSNYIIYGHHMKDGSMFSDLLRYTDETFFKENRIIQWITLYEEREFHVIGAFYSELHMLRNDFPWYEYLEFEQQTELDSFIDQLQRVSLHKISTDVDFDVDFSDRFITLVTCSYHDDTGRFVVVGREKILNQ
- a CDS encoding type IV pilus twitching motility protein PilT, whose amino-acid sequence is MHDAETLLKIAVKEEASDLFITVGRPPTLKINGRFRPIEKECLRPEDTEKLVKNLFHKEKHYEEFVENGEKDFSVSLSGIGRFRVAAYTQRSTSAAAIRVLSFEQPDPEALGIPSGILDFYQRKKGLILVTGPTGSGKSTTLSAIIHLINQNRECHILTLEDPIEYLHRHQKSLVDQREIGMDTKSYAKALRSALRQAPDVIQVGEMRDHETISIALTAAETGHLVFSTLHTVGAAKSIDRIIDVFPANQQDQIRVQLSTVLYAVVSQQLMPSKEGGLVPAFEILIVNGAIRNMIRDGKIPQIDAAIQTGKAQGMISMDLSLAKLVEEDKIHREDALTHCVHPEVLKKYLPQP
- a CDS encoding prepilin-type N-terminal cleavage/methylation domain-containing protein → MTKKQEGFSLIEVIIAVGILALISVYVLQVLVTSSRLNEKAEDLDNSVFKANQYIHLLDATNSIDDFLQHERMIFADVEEENGIKKAILYLDETWQPVEKSRADDGLTLEAAFRIQIFLEPQEILLSEGSQLVRLTLKSEKFGSYLLETEENPLVYQISTTRYLP
- a CDS encoding type II secretion system F family protein; amino-acid sequence: MKSGLLSLFCYQLSVVYRSGIPLLDGLKILSAEIKDPQLKQAAQEIQEEIKEGKKLSEALEKQSFFPAYLKGMLRIAEEAGTLDEETYRLSDYYEKQEEMEKEMKNAVAYPLILSILMGAVVLILVLQVIPLFHQILLGIGGDIPGSTQIMMNLSQGLRNNLGIFGLLLMGLVLNLLILGRNKGKNLTIDRWKYHLPVFGSVNRQWLAFRLSHALHMLTSAGLAFDDALHLSTSAIGNEYAKQKMETCRHKISEGMDIAQAMEEMSLLPKMMIQMIRMGNQTGEMEGFLKRSADLYQQESSRALKKITVTVEPTLVTILSLIVGLILLTVMLPLIQIISTIG
- a CDS encoding DUF4860 domain-containing protein, with protein sequence MNKIRQQQGYSLIELILVMALLVFLGLGTFTLIIASNEATHRMVDSQDQQSQRRVAASYINTRLRQNDQAGAVSLRTDPALPSEALVIEEVYFGESFENWIYLEDGKLKEIIISPGQELRQDFSYTITEIDFFDVEKDPVLGGLWLSVGHKLETGEGYSSEEVQRLEWFYHIKTEEKTVEEDSLETAQRNRGEGND